A DNA window from Jaculus jaculus isolate mJacJac1 chromosome 1, mJacJac1.mat.Y.cur, whole genome shotgun sequence contains the following coding sequences:
- the Slc22a8 gene encoding solute carrier family 22 member 8 isoform X2, producing MTFYELLERVGSMGPFQYLHVTLLALPILGIANHNLMQIFTATTPVHHCRPPPNASAGPWVLPMGPNGKPEKCLRFMHLPNASLPNDTQGATEPCLDGWVYNSTRDTIVTEWDLVCNAGKLKEMAQSVFMAGILVGGPMLGELSDRFGRKPTLTWSYLLLAASGSGAAFSPSLTFYIIFRFLSGFSISGISQSTVILNVEWVPTRVRAISSTVIGHFYTIGQFILSGLAYAIPQWRWLQLATSVPFFVFSLLSWWVPESIRWLVLSGKFSKAVKTLQRVATFNGKKEEGKKLNVEELKFILQKDIISAKVKYGLSDLFRIPILLRVTLCLSLAWFSTGFAYYSLAMGVEEFGVNLYILQIIFGGVDIPAKLITILSISYLGRRITQAIVLLLAGGAILALIFVPPEMQLLRTSLAVFGKGCLSGSFSCLFLYTSELFPTVLRQTGLGVSNVWARVGSMLAPLVKITGEMQPFVPNIIYGTTALLGGSAAFLLPETLNKPLPETIEDMQNWQQQAKPVKQEPEAEKASQMVPLKTCGSDPS from the exons ATGACCTTCTATGAGCTTCTGGAGCGTGTGGGCAGCATGGGCCCCTTCCAGTACCTGCATGTGACCCTGCTGGCCCTCCCCATCCTCGGCATAGCCAACCACAACCTGATGCAGATTTTCACAGCCACCACCCCTGTCCATCACTGTCGCCCGCCCCCCAACGCCTCTGCAGGGCCCTGGGTGCTCCCCATGGGCCCAAATGGGAAGCCTGAGAAGTGCCTCCGTTTCATGCATCTACCCAATGCCAGCCTGCCCAATGACACCCAGGGGGCCACCGAGCCGTGCCTGGATGGCTGGGTCTACAACAGCACCAGGGACACCATTGTGACAGAG TGGGACTTGGTATGCAATGCTGGCAAACTGAAGGAGATGGCCCAATCAGTCTTCATGGCGGGCATCCTGGTTGGAGGGCCCATGTTAGGAGAACTATCCGACAG GTTTGGCCGCAAGCCCACCCTGACATGGAGCTACCTACTGCTGGCAGCCAGCGGCTCAGGCGCTGCATTCAGTCCCAGTCTCACCTTCTACATCATCTTCCGCTTCCTCAGTGGCTTCAGCATCTCAGGCATCTCCCAGAGTACCGTCATCTTGA ATGTGGAATGGGTGCCCACGCGGGTGCGAGCCATCTCATCGACAGTAATTGGGCACTTCTACACCATTGGCCAGTTCATCCTGTCCGGCCTGGCCTACGCCATCCCCCAGTGGCGTTGGCTACAGTTAGCCACGTCTGTTCCCTTCTTCGTCTTCTCCCTGCTGTCCTG GTGGGTACCAGAATCCATACGCTGGCTGGTTCTATCTGGAAAATTCTCGAAGGCAGTGAAGACACTGCAACGGGTGGCTACCTTCAATggcaagaaggaggaagggaaaaagctCAATGTGGAG GAGCTGAAATTCATCCTGCAGAAGGACATCATCTCAGCCAAGGTCAAGTATGGCTTATCTGACTTGTTCCGGATACCCATCCTGCTCCGTGTGACCCTGTGTCTTTCTTTGGCCTG GTTCTCTACTGGTTTTGCCTACTACAGTTTGGCTATGGGGGTAGAAGAATTTGGAGTCAACCTCTACATACTCCAGATCATCTTTGGTGGGGTCGACATCCCAGCCAAGCTCATCACCATCCTCTCCATAAGTTACCTGGGCCGGCGCATCACTCAGGCCATTGTCCTGCTCCTGGCAGGAGGGGCCATCTTGGCTCTCATCTTTGTGCCCCCCG AGATGCAGCTCCTTCGGACATCACTGGCTGTGTTTGGAAAGGGATGCCTGTCTGGCTCTTTtagctgcctcttcctctataCCAGTGAACTCTTCCCTACAGTCCTCAG GCAAACAGGTTTGGGCGTCAGTAACGTGTGGGCCCGTGTGGGAAGTATGCTAGCCCCACTGGTGAAGATCACAGGTGAGATGCAGCCCTTTGTCCCCAATATCATCTATGGGACCACGGCCCTACTGGGAGGCAGTGCTGCCTTTCTTCTGCCCGAGACCCTCAATAAGCCCTTGCCAGAGACTATTGAAGACATGCAAAACTG GCAACAGCAAGCCAAGCCAGTAAAGCAGGAGCCAGAAGCTGAAAAGGCATCCCAGATGGTCCCTCTGAAGACATGTGGATCAGACCCCAGCTGA
- the Slc22a8 gene encoding solute carrier family 22 member 8 isoform X1: MTFYELLERVGSMGPFQYLHVTLLALPILGIANHNLMQIFTATTPVHHCRPPPNASAGPWVLPMGPNGKPEKCLRFMHLPNASLPNDTQGATEPCLDGWVYNSTRDTIVTEWDLVCNAGKLKEMAQSVFMAGILVGGPMLGELSDSCRFGRKPTLTWSYLLLAASGSGAAFSPSLTFYIIFRFLSGFSISGISQSTVILNVEWVPTRVRAISSTVIGHFYTIGQFILSGLAYAIPQWRWLQLATSVPFFVFSLLSWWVPESIRWLVLSGKFSKAVKTLQRVATFNGKKEEGKKLNVEELKFILQKDIISAKVKYGLSDLFRIPILLRVTLCLSLAWFSTGFAYYSLAMGVEEFGVNLYILQIIFGGVDIPAKLITILSISYLGRRITQAIVLLLAGGAILALIFVPPEMQLLRTSLAVFGKGCLSGSFSCLFLYTSELFPTVLRQTGLGVSNVWARVGSMLAPLVKITGEMQPFVPNIIYGTTALLGGSAAFLLPETLNKPLPETIEDMQNWQQQAKPVKQEPEAEKASQMVPLKTCGSDPS, encoded by the exons ATGACCTTCTATGAGCTTCTGGAGCGTGTGGGCAGCATGGGCCCCTTCCAGTACCTGCATGTGACCCTGCTGGCCCTCCCCATCCTCGGCATAGCCAACCACAACCTGATGCAGATTTTCACAGCCACCACCCCTGTCCATCACTGTCGCCCGCCCCCCAACGCCTCTGCAGGGCCCTGGGTGCTCCCCATGGGCCCAAATGGGAAGCCTGAGAAGTGCCTCCGTTTCATGCATCTACCCAATGCCAGCCTGCCCAATGACACCCAGGGGGCCACCGAGCCGTGCCTGGATGGCTGGGTCTACAACAGCACCAGGGACACCATTGTGACAGAG TGGGACTTGGTATGCAATGCTGGCAAACTGAAGGAGATGGCCCAATCAGTCTTCATGGCGGGCATCCTGGTTGGAGGGCCCATGTTAGGAGAACTATCCGACAG CTGCAGGTTTGGCCGCAAGCCCACCCTGACATGGAGCTACCTACTGCTGGCAGCCAGCGGCTCAGGCGCTGCATTCAGTCCCAGTCTCACCTTCTACATCATCTTCCGCTTCCTCAGTGGCTTCAGCATCTCAGGCATCTCCCAGAGTACCGTCATCTTGA ATGTGGAATGGGTGCCCACGCGGGTGCGAGCCATCTCATCGACAGTAATTGGGCACTTCTACACCATTGGCCAGTTCATCCTGTCCGGCCTGGCCTACGCCATCCCCCAGTGGCGTTGGCTACAGTTAGCCACGTCTGTTCCCTTCTTCGTCTTCTCCCTGCTGTCCTG GTGGGTACCAGAATCCATACGCTGGCTGGTTCTATCTGGAAAATTCTCGAAGGCAGTGAAGACACTGCAACGGGTGGCTACCTTCAATggcaagaaggaggaagggaaaaagctCAATGTGGAG GAGCTGAAATTCATCCTGCAGAAGGACATCATCTCAGCCAAGGTCAAGTATGGCTTATCTGACTTGTTCCGGATACCCATCCTGCTCCGTGTGACCCTGTGTCTTTCTTTGGCCTG GTTCTCTACTGGTTTTGCCTACTACAGTTTGGCTATGGGGGTAGAAGAATTTGGAGTCAACCTCTACATACTCCAGATCATCTTTGGTGGGGTCGACATCCCAGCCAAGCTCATCACCATCCTCTCCATAAGTTACCTGGGCCGGCGCATCACTCAGGCCATTGTCCTGCTCCTGGCAGGAGGGGCCATCTTGGCTCTCATCTTTGTGCCCCCCG AGATGCAGCTCCTTCGGACATCACTGGCTGTGTTTGGAAAGGGATGCCTGTCTGGCTCTTTtagctgcctcttcctctataCCAGTGAACTCTTCCCTACAGTCCTCAG GCAAACAGGTTTGGGCGTCAGTAACGTGTGGGCCCGTGTGGGAAGTATGCTAGCCCCACTGGTGAAGATCACAGGTGAGATGCAGCCCTTTGTCCCCAATATCATCTATGGGACCACGGCCCTACTGGGAGGCAGTGCTGCCTTTCTTCTGCCCGAGACCCTCAATAAGCCCTTGCCAGAGACTATTGAAGACATGCAAAACTG GCAACAGCAAGCCAAGCCAGTAAAGCAGGAGCCAGAAGCTGAAAAGGCATCCCAGATGGTCCCTCTGAAGACATGTGGATCAGACCCCAGCTGA